In a genomic window of Theropithecus gelada isolate Dixy chromosome 15, Tgel_1.0, whole genome shotgun sequence:
- the UCK1 gene encoding uridine-cytidine kinase 1 isoform X5 encodes MASAGGDECEGAAPEADRPHQRPFLIGVSGGTASGKSTVCEKIMELLGQNEVEQRQRKVVILSQDRFYKVLTAEQKAKALKGQYNFDHPDAFDNDLMHRTLKNIVEGKTVEVPTYDFVTHSRLPETTVVYPADVVLFEGILVFYSQEIRDMFHLRLFVDTDSDVRLSRRDKEVC; translated from the exons atggcttcGGCGGGAGGCGACGAGTGCGAGGGCGCAGCGCCAGAGGCCGACCGACCGCACCAGCGGCCCTTCCTGATCGGGGTGAGCGGCGGAACTGCCAGCGGGAAG TCGACCGTGTGTGAGAAGATCATGGAGCTGCTGGGACAGAACGAGGTGGAGCAGAGGCAGCGGAAGGTGGTCATCCTGAGCCAGGACAGGTTCTACAAGGTCCTGACGGCAGAGCAGAAAGCCAAGGCCTTGAAGGGACAGTACAACTTCGATCACCCAG ATGCCTTTGATAATGATTTGATGCACAGGACTCTGAAGAACATTGTGGAGGGCAAAACTGTGGAGGTGCCAACCTATGATTTTGTGACGCACTCAAG GTTACCAGAGACCACGGTGGTCTACCCTGCAGACGTGGTTCTGTTTGAGGGCATCTTGGTGTTCTACAGCCAGGAGATCCGCGACATGTTCCACCTGCGCCTCTTCGTGGACACCGACTCCGACGTCAGGCTGTCTCGAAGAG